The following coding sequences are from one Microbacterium sp. SORGH_AS_0969 window:
- a CDS encoding carbohydrate ABC transporter permease — protein MTEAIVRPGRKPLKRRPLGTHRPTRGGTLLTVFVWICVVYFVVPLVWLVIASTKDNTGLFTTFGLWFGQGFHLFDNLADVFSKDGGVFSQWMVNTVLYAVTSAVGATVLATACGFALAKYRFRGSSVVFWLVIGSIMVPMTALAIPTYLLFSSMNLTDTPWAIILPSLVSPFGVYLMRVYAADSVDDSLLEAARIDGSGELRTFATIGVRLLVPGMVTVLLFQLVATWNNYFLPLIMLNTPSLYPVTVGLAGWQAAASSGGGAQVLFSTVLTGSLVSIVPLIVAFLFLQRYWQSGLAAGSVKG, from the coding sequence ATGACCGAGGCCATCGTGCGACCCGGGCGGAAGCCTCTCAAGCGGCGCCCGCTGGGTACGCACCGACCGACTCGTGGCGGGACGCTTCTCACGGTGTTCGTCTGGATCTGCGTGGTCTACTTCGTGGTTCCCCTCGTCTGGCTCGTCATCGCGTCCACGAAAGACAACACCGGACTGTTCACGACGTTCGGACTCTGGTTCGGGCAGGGATTCCATCTCTTCGACAACCTTGCTGACGTGTTCTCGAAGGATGGGGGTGTCTTCTCGCAGTGGATGGTGAACACGGTGCTCTACGCGGTCACGAGTGCCGTGGGGGCCACCGTCTTGGCCACGGCGTGCGGATTCGCGCTGGCGAAGTATCGCTTCCGGGGCAGCTCCGTGGTGTTCTGGCTTGTGATCGGCTCGATCATGGTGCCGATGACGGCTCTCGCCATTCCGACCTACCTGCTGTTCAGCTCGATGAACCTCACGGACACACCATGGGCGATCATCCTGCCCTCGCTCGTCAGCCCCTTCGGGGTCTATCTCATGCGTGTCTACGCCGCCGACTCGGTCGATGACAGTCTGCTCGAGGCGGCTCGTATCGACGGCTCGGGGGAGTTGCGCACCTTCGCGACGATCGGGGTCCGGTTGCTCGTTCCCGGCATGGTCACGGTGCTGTTGTTCCAGTTGGTCGCCACGTGGAACAACTACTTCCTCCCGCTCATCATGCTGAACACGCCGAGCCTGTATCCGGTCACGGTCGGTCTCGCCGGGTGGCAGGCGGCCGCGTCGAGCGGTGGCGGAGCCCAAGTCCTCTTCTCCACGGTGCTGACGGGCTCGCTGGTGTCGATCGTGCCGCTGATCGTCGCGTTCCTGTTCCTCCAGCGCTACTGGCAGTCGGGGCTCGCGGCAGGCAGCGTGAAGGGCTGA
- a CDS encoding amidohydrolase produces the protein MSVDLENLYIDLHAHPELSFQETRTAGVIARHLTDLGLEFEEGVGRTGIVTRIDNGDGPVVWLRADTDGLPVEEQTGLAYASTARGTDPAGNAVPVMHACGHDMHVTAMIGALERLVATTDEWSGTVIAVFQPAEEYGAGARAMLDDGILDRYPKPDIVLGQHVTPLPAGTIGVRPGTQMAASDGLTVVLHGRGGHGSRPHSTIDPVVMAAATVMRLQTVVSREVDPRDVAVVTVGSIHAGLKNNIIPAEAKLELSLRYPDDAARDRVLEKVERIVRAEAQASGAEQTPTITTDHTLPPTINDPEATARLTAAFRRAFGEASVVDPGMFTGSEDVSWFARDAGVPLVYWFWGGVDPQTFADALAGGTIERDIPTNHSPFFAPVMQPTIDRGVENLVVAAREFLN, from the coding sequence ATGAGCGTCGACCTCGAGAATCTGTACATCGACCTGCACGCCCACCCCGAGCTGTCGTTCCAGGAGACGCGCACGGCGGGCGTGATCGCGCGGCACCTGACCGACCTCGGTCTCGAGTTCGAAGAGGGAGTCGGCCGCACGGGGATCGTGACACGGATCGACAACGGCGACGGTCCGGTCGTGTGGCTTCGCGCCGACACCGACGGCCTCCCCGTCGAGGAGCAGACGGGCCTCGCGTACGCCAGCACCGCCCGCGGCACCGACCCGGCGGGCAACGCCGTTCCCGTCATGCACGCGTGCGGGCACGACATGCACGTCACCGCGATGATCGGCGCGCTCGAGCGGCTCGTCGCGACGACCGACGAGTGGTCGGGCACCGTGATCGCGGTGTTCCAGCCCGCCGAGGAGTACGGCGCGGGTGCCCGCGCGATGCTCGACGACGGCATCCTGGACCGGTACCCGAAGCCCGACATCGTGCTCGGCCAGCACGTCACGCCCCTTCCCGCCGGCACCATCGGCGTCCGCCCGGGCACCCAGATGGCGGCATCCGACGGGCTCACCGTGGTGCTGCACGGTCGCGGCGGACACGGCTCGCGCCCGCACTCCACGATCGACCCGGTCGTCATGGCCGCGGCCACCGTCATGCGCCTGCAGACCGTCGTGTCGCGCGAGGTCGACCCGCGCGACGTCGCCGTCGTGACCGTCGGCTCGATCCACGCGGGGCTGAAGAACAACATCATCCCCGCCGAGGCGAAGCTCGAGCTGAGCCTGCGCTACCCCGACGACGCCGCGCGCGACCGCGTGCTCGAGAAGGTCGAGCGCATCGTCCGCGCCGAGGCGCAGGCCTCGGGCGCCGAGCAGACCCCGACGATCACCACCGACCACACTCTGCCGCCGACGATCAACGATCCGGAAGCCACGGCCCGCCTGACCGCGGCCTTTCGCCGGGCGTTCGGTGAGGCCAGCGTCGTCGACCCGGGGATGTTCACGGGCAGTGAAGACGTTTCGTGGTTCGCGCGCGACGCGGGCGTGCCCCTCGTCTACTGGTTCTGGGGCGGTGTCGACCCTCAGACCTTCGCGGATGCCCTGGCCGGCGGCACGATCGAGCGCGACATCCCGACGAATCACTCGCCGTTCTTCGCGCCGGTGATGCAGCCGACGATCGACCGCGGGGTCGAGAACCTCGTGGTGGCGGCCCGGGAGTTCCTGAACTGA
- a CDS encoding copper resistance CopC family protein has translation MSKALARTVAIAAIALGAVLGGAQAASAHDSLESTSPSAGTTVSSLSEVSLDFSANLLGYDGGNIVIVLGPDGQHYETDCVTLSGPTLTVPVALGAAGEYQVEWRAVSSDGHPISGSFSFTSTEAGSSTGLSQSPCADAAGAGQATAPATETPASGAPSGLTLGLVIGGVVVVLVGVLVVIILRTRSREE, from the coding sequence GTGTCGAAGGCCCTCGCGCGAACCGTCGCGATCGCGGCGATCGCGCTGGGCGCCGTACTCGGCGGGGCTCAGGCGGCCTCGGCGCACGACAGCCTCGAGTCGACGTCGCCCTCCGCGGGCACGACCGTCTCATCGCTGTCGGAGGTGTCGCTCGACTTCAGCGCCAACCTGCTCGGCTACGACGGCGGCAACATCGTCATCGTGCTCGGGCCGGACGGTCAGCACTACGAGACCGACTGCGTGACCCTGTCGGGGCCGACCCTCACGGTTCCGGTGGCTCTGGGTGCTGCCGGGGAGTATCAGGTGGAGTGGCGCGCGGTCTCGTCCGACGGCCACCCCATCTCGGGGTCGTTCTCGTTCACCTCCACGGAGGCCGGTTCGTCGACGGGCCTCTCGCAGTCGCCCTGCGCCGACGCGGCCGGCGCGGGTCAGGCCACGGCTCCCGCAACCGAGACGCCCGCGAGCGGAGCACCGTCGGGGCTGACCCTGGGTCTCGTGATCGGCGGCGTGGTCGTCGTGCTCGTGGGCGTGCTGGTCGTGATCATCCTCCGGACGCGTTCGCGCGAGGAGTGA
- a CDS encoding neutral zinc metallopeptidase — MTFNDNARVGGNSAKRRGGGTVAAVGGGAVGLGAVVVLLFSLFTGTDLTGLIGGGTAAGPESGGEAIANCETGADANSDDSCRLAAASLNIDQFWQERLDGYREPQLIIVDQATGTSCGTASNATGPFYCPPDETVYVDPTFFAILREQYDTTAGPLAQLYVLAHEYGHHVQNLTGVMEQYPNNGTGPDSNGVRTELQADCFAGAWVAAAGEQVDENGTPYLEPPTSQQISDALAAAAAVGDDHIQAESGRGINPESWTHGSSEQRQRWFDAGREGGVNACDTFAVAGQDL; from the coding sequence GTGACGTTCAACGACAACGCCCGGGTCGGGGGCAACTCAGCGAAACGCCGAGGTGGCGGGACCGTCGCCGCCGTGGGAGGCGGGGCGGTCGGCCTCGGCGCCGTCGTCGTTCTGCTGTTCTCGCTGTTCACCGGCACTGATCTCACCGGTCTGATCGGCGGAGGGACAGCGGCCGGCCCCGAGAGCGGCGGCGAGGCGATCGCCAACTGCGAAACGGGTGCCGACGCGAACAGCGACGACTCGTGCCGGTTGGCCGCGGCATCCCTCAACATCGATCAGTTCTGGCAGGAACGCCTCGACGGCTATCGCGAACCGCAGCTGATCATCGTCGATCAGGCGACGGGCACCTCGTGCGGCACGGCTTCGAACGCCACCGGCCCCTTCTACTGCCCGCCCGACGAGACGGTGTACGTCGACCCGACCTTCTTCGCGATCCTGCGCGAGCAGTACGACACGACCGCGGGACCGCTCGCGCAGCTCTACGTGCTCGCGCACGAGTACGGCCACCACGTGCAGAACCTCACCGGCGTGATGGAGCAGTACCCCAACAACGGCACCGGCCCCGACAGCAACGGCGTGCGCACCGAGCTGCAGGCCGACTGCTTCGCCGGCGCCTGGGTCGCCGCAGCCGGCGAGCAGGTCGACGAGAACGGCACGCCGTACCTCGAGCCGCCGACGTCGCAGCAGATCAGTGACGCGCTCGCGGCGGCCGCTGCGGTCGGCGACGACCACATCCAGGCCGAGTCGGGCCGCGGCATCAATCCCGAGAGCTGGACGCACGGATCGAGCGAGCAGCGCCAGCGCTGGTTCGACGCCGGACGCGAGGGCGGAGTGAACGCCTGCGACACGTTCGCGGTGGCGGGGCAGGACCTGTAG
- a CDS encoding ABC transporter substrate-binding protein, with protein MSQADIDKAMDTPTTITFWAWAPDMQKEVDLFEAKYPKINVELVNTSSGTQQYPKLRAALKAGKGAPDVAQVEYQYIPSFRQTGSLADLTPYGAAEAKDDFVDWIWNQVADDKGVWAVPQDSGPLGNLYRSDIFAQAGVSAPETWADYAAVAATIKEKTGSYIADLPGNDPGQMVGFFWQAGAKPFGYDGDKTVKIDLDSPATQKVVSFWQDLVKKDLVATDADFNDEWYQGLAQGKYASWQVAAWGPIFLQGTAKNTSGKWTAAKIPQWEAGQDVSGNWGGSTTAVMESSPNKIAAYEFAKFINTDSEAALTLANEQFLFPTTKATLSDPKFVDQASEFYGGQKVNEFFAGVSDTVDKNFQWLPFMDFVYSSYNETLGKAISEKGDMTGGLAAWDAAVTDYAKQQGFTVE; from the coding sequence GTGAGTCAGGCTGACATCGACAAGGCCATGGACACGCCCACCACGATCACGTTCTGGGCGTGGGCGCCCGACATGCAGAAAGAGGTCGATCTCTTCGAGGCGAAGTACCCGAAGATCAACGTCGAGCTCGTCAACACCAGCAGTGGGACGCAGCAGTACCCAAAGCTGCGTGCCGCCCTGAAGGCGGGCAAGGGTGCCCCCGACGTCGCGCAGGTCGAGTACCAGTACATTCCCTCATTCCGGCAGACCGGGAGCCTGGCCGATCTCACGCCCTACGGCGCGGCCGAAGCGAAGGACGATTTCGTCGACTGGATCTGGAACCAGGTGGCCGACGACAAGGGCGTCTGGGCGGTGCCGCAGGACTCGGGCCCACTCGGCAATCTGTACCGTTCCGACATCTTCGCGCAGGCGGGGGTGAGCGCACCCGAGACGTGGGCCGACTATGCCGCCGTGGCCGCCACCATCAAGGAGAAGACCGGGTCGTACATCGCCGACCTGCCGGGGAACGATCCGGGTCAGATGGTGGGCTTCTTCTGGCAGGCCGGAGCGAAGCCGTTCGGGTATGACGGCGACAAGACCGTGAAGATCGACCTGGACTCGCCCGCGACGCAGAAGGTGGTTTCGTTCTGGCAGGATCTGGTGAAGAAAGATCTCGTCGCCACGGATGCCGACTTCAACGACGAGTGGTACCAGGGCCTCGCACAGGGTAAGTACGCCAGCTGGCAGGTGGCCGCCTGGGGGCCGATCTTCCTGCAGGGCACCGCGAAGAACACCAGCGGCAAGTGGACGGCGGCCAAGATTCCGCAGTGGGAGGCCGGACAGGACGTCTCGGGCAACTGGGGTGGTTCGACGACGGCCGTGATGGAGTCCAGCCCGAACAAGATCGCCGCCTACGAGTTCGCGAAGTTCATCAACACCGACAGCGAGGCTGCTCTGACACTCGCCAACGAGCAGTTCCTCTTCCCCACGACCAAGGCCACCCTGAGCGACCCGAAGTTCGTCGACCAGGCGTCGGAGTTCTACGGAGGGCAGAAGGTCAACGAGTTCTTCGCCGGCGTCTCCGACACGGTCGACAAGAACTTCCAGTGGCTGCCGTTCATGGACTTCGTCTACTCGAGCTACAACGAGACGTTGGGCAAGGCCATCAGCGAAAAGGGCGACATGACCGGCGGTCTCGCCGCCTGGGACGCCGCCGTCACCGACTACGCGAAGCAGCAGGGCTTCACGGTCGAGTGA
- a CDS encoding LacI family DNA-binding transcriptional regulator — translation MKSATIYDVAKLAGVSHQTVTRYLQGFAGMRPATRERVKSALEELDYRPNSAARMLRASRVNRIGALAHRLQEQGPARLLAGVAAQARRRGFTLDIATVDSDPTNIDDALSVVLEHRLAGLVLAGVSQTVIDAVASRNLGMPWIADAGTTVEGGAATVNDLVGRLAAEHLVSLGHRRIGYVAGPDLWQASGERRHGFVATLEASGLEPAWERVGDWSAGSGARAWASLTAEERRATAVVAANDSMALGVLSAATREGVRVPDDLSVVGTDDISEARFLTPPLTTVAMDFEAEGAYLLDQLLVKAHALPDDGGTSLELPSLVIRNSTTTTPMG, via the coding sequence ATGAAGTCCGCCACGATCTACGACGTCGCGAAGCTCGCGGGCGTCTCGCATCAGACCGTCACGAGATACCTCCAGGGCTTCGCGGGGATGCGCCCGGCCACGCGCGAGCGTGTCAAGTCGGCCTTGGAGGAGCTGGACTATCGCCCCAACTCCGCGGCGCGCATGCTGCGGGCCTCGCGTGTCAACCGAATCGGTGCACTCGCCCATCGACTGCAGGAGCAGGGACCGGCGCGCCTGCTCGCCGGGGTTGCGGCCCAAGCTCGTCGTCGCGGCTTCACTCTCGACATCGCGACCGTCGATAGCGATCCCACCAACATCGACGATGCGCTGTCTGTCGTGCTCGAGCATCGGTTGGCCGGACTCGTTCTCGCGGGCGTCTCGCAGACGGTGATCGATGCGGTGGCGTCCCGGAATCTCGGGATGCCGTGGATCGCCGATGCGGGCACGACCGTCGAGGGTGGAGCCGCCACCGTCAATGATCTGGTGGGTCGACTCGCCGCTGAACACCTCGTGTCGCTGGGACACCGCCGCATCGGGTACGTGGCGGGGCCCGATCTGTGGCAGGCCTCGGGGGAGCGTCGCCACGGATTCGTCGCGACGCTCGAAGCCTCGGGGCTGGAGCCGGCATGGGAGCGAGTCGGTGATTGGTCGGCCGGATCCGGGGCGCGGGCGTGGGCGTCGCTGACCGCCGAGGAGCGCAGGGCGACCGCCGTGGTGGCGGCCAACGACAGCATGGCGTTGGGGGTACTCTCCGCCGCAACCCGCGAGGGGGTTCGCGTACCCGATGACCTGAGCGTGGTCGGCACCGACGACATCTCTGAGGCGCGGTTTCTCACGCCCCCGTTGACCACGGTTGCGATGGACTTCGAGGCGGAGGGCGCTTACCTCCTCGACCAACTCCTCGTGAAGGCTCACGCTCTTCCCGACGACGGGGGCACGTCGCTGGAGCTGCCGAGCCTCGTCATCCGCAACTCCACGACGACGACGCCGATGGGCTGA
- a CDS encoding beta-galactosidase has protein sequence MTGSPTFSGVLFGAAYYAEYQPDGVLERDLDLMAEAAFTVIRVGESVWSTWEPREGEFDLDWLQPVLDGAHARGIGVILGTPTYAIPPWLQKLHPEIAAEISTGHRMGWGARQEMDQAQPAYRFYAERVSRRILERYASHPAIIGFQVDNEPGNVLPHNDSTFQAFVSWLRRKYGTVERLNEEWGLVYWSHRIQEWAELWRPDGNLMPQYQLEWRRFQSTQATDLIAWQAEMVREYASPAQFVTTCISYMRDQVADDELAASLDVVAGNPYYKMQDGLDARFEVPREDRWWHTGVWALFQWGDRAYSTAGAQYLVTETNAQSIGGSWQNHPPYPGQIKQAAFALLARGGRMIEYWHWHTLHFGVETYWGGVLPHSQKPGRIYREVAELGASLKTLGAALDDYVPDADALILWSTDTKWSWNFYPPLSRSDGSPDPDSYTRIFDSFYRGAFEAGLQLRVQHVSDFLNHDAADLARRYPVLLAPALYVVETAVLDHLVAYAEAGGHLVAGVRTGYGDELARARLAVAPDRIGEPGGIRYDEYSNISTMSVSSHRIELEAGSAATEWIDLLDVDGAETVVSFDDNELGAHAALTTRPHGRGRISYLATVPNVPLARSVASWLDVRTAATQWSAPRTVTVQTGRAGSRTLAFVANWTGEPVAVIPPVAVRDLETGEVVPAGSTLLLDPRAAHVFEASTDPVGSAFPSTERI, from the coding sequence ATGACGGGGTCCCCCACGTTCTCGGGTGTGCTGTTCGGCGCGGCCTACTATGCGGAGTACCAGCCCGACGGTGTGCTTGAGCGTGACCTCGATCTGATGGCGGAGGCCGCTTTCACCGTCATTCGCGTGGGCGAGTCGGTGTGGTCGACCTGGGAGCCCCGTGAAGGGGAGTTCGATCTCGACTGGCTGCAGCCGGTCCTGGACGGCGCGCACGCGCGGGGCATCGGGGTCATCCTCGGCACGCCTACCTACGCCATCCCGCCGTGGCTGCAGAAGCTGCACCCCGAGATCGCTGCAGAGATCTCGACCGGGCACCGCATGGGATGGGGCGCTCGTCAGGAGATGGACCAGGCCCAGCCGGCCTACCGGTTCTACGCCGAGCGAGTGTCTCGCCGCATCCTCGAGCGTTACGCGAGCCACCCGGCGATCATCGGATTCCAGGTTGACAACGAACCAGGCAACGTCCTGCCGCACAACGATTCGACGTTCCAGGCGTTCGTCTCTTGGCTCCGGCGCAAGTACGGCACGGTCGAACGCCTCAACGAGGAATGGGGCCTGGTGTACTGGTCGCACCGCATTCAGGAGTGGGCCGAACTCTGGCGTCCCGACGGCAACCTCATGCCGCAGTACCAACTCGAATGGCGCCGTTTCCAGTCGACGCAGGCGACCGACCTCATCGCCTGGCAAGCCGAGATGGTCCGCGAATACGCCAGCCCCGCGCAGTTCGTGACCACGTGCATCTCGTACATGCGCGACCAGGTCGCCGACGACGAGCTCGCGGCATCCCTCGACGTCGTCGCCGGAAACCCCTATTACAAGATGCAGGACGGTCTCGATGCCCGATTCGAGGTCCCCCGCGAAGACAGATGGTGGCACACCGGAGTGTGGGCGCTTTTCCAGTGGGGCGACCGGGCCTACTCCACCGCGGGAGCTCAATACCTCGTCACCGAGACCAACGCCCAGTCGATCGGTGGGTCGTGGCAGAACCACCCGCCGTATCCGGGGCAGATCAAGCAGGCGGCATTCGCTCTGCTCGCCCGCGGCGGGCGCATGATCGAGTATTGGCACTGGCACACGCTGCACTTCGGGGTCGAAACGTACTGGGGAGGGGTCCTCCCGCACAGCCAGAAGCCGGGTCGGATCTACCGAGAGGTAGCCGAGCTCGGGGCGTCACTGAAAACCCTCGGCGCGGCGCTGGACGACTATGTTCCCGACGCCGACGCGCTGATCCTGTGGTCGACCGACACCAAATGGTCGTGGAACTTCTATCCCCCGCTCTCGCGATCCGACGGCTCACCCGATCCGGACTCCTACACGCGCATCTTCGACTCGTTCTACCGGGGGGCGTTCGAAGCGGGGCTGCAGCTTCGTGTACAGCACGTATCCGACTTCTTGAACCACGATGCCGCTGACCTGGCCCGCAGGTATCCGGTTCTGCTGGCACCCGCTCTGTACGTCGTCGAGACAGCCGTGCTCGACCACCTCGTGGCGTACGCCGAGGCGGGTGGCCACCTCGTCGCGGGCGTGCGGACGGGCTACGGTGATGAGCTCGCCCGGGCGCGCCTGGCGGTGGCCCCCGACCGTATCGGCGAGCCCGGTGGCATCCGATATGACGAGTACAGCAACATCTCGACGATGTCGGTCTCCTCGCACAGAATCGAGCTGGAAGCGGGCTCCGCCGCGACCGAGTGGATCGATCTTCTCGACGTCGACGGAGCCGAGACCGTCGTCTCGTTCGACGACAACGAGCTGGGAGCGCACGCGGCTCTCACCACCCGTCCGCACGGGCGGGGGCGCATCAGCTACCTCGCGACCGTTCCCAACGTGCCCCTCGCCCGCAGTGTCGCCTCCTGGCTCGATGTGCGGACCGCGGCAACGCAATGGAGTGCGCCGCGGACCGTCACGGTGCAGACGGGTCGCGCCGGCTCACGCACGCTCGCCTTCGTCGCGAACTGGACGGGCGAACCGGTCGCTGTCATCCCCCCGGTCGCCGTCCGCGACCTCGAGACCGGCGAGGTCGTGCCCGCCGGCTCCACCCTGCTCCTCGATCCGCGTGCTGCACACGTGTTCGAGGCTTCGACGGATCCGGTCGGGTCCGCCTTCCCCTCCACGGAAAGAATCTGA
- a CDS encoding TetR/AcrR family transcriptional regulator, producing the protein MMLALIARDCRKGDAESRSTRSREQMRNTGLMTDGSKPRRGRPLGGTELNRQHVLTVALELVDRDGLSGLTMRSLAAAMGVRPSALYWHFQTKDQLLGEVSALVFDNIEVGDDHGTEWDAWLAGLARKMRAALHEHPHFAGIVTGQMLTTDRGVPLAERIFRVLDRAGFSSTELVEVYNVFFGVVLGWVTMELSAAPEGDDGWQETLSEDLRTIDSTLFPTLSRVMPLAEDRAFMLRWTPGRDNPLDSSFEVVLETLFVGLRARLV; encoded by the coding sequence ATGATGCTCGCACTGATCGCTCGGGATTGCAGGAAGGGTGATGCGGAGAGCCGCTCCACACGGTCCAGGGAGCAGATGAGGAACACTGGTCTTATGACGGACGGCTCGAAACCTCGGCGCGGCCGCCCGCTAGGGGGCACGGAACTGAACCGTCAGCACGTCTTGACGGTTGCGCTGGAGCTCGTGGACCGGGACGGGTTGTCGGGCTTGACTATGCGATCGCTGGCCGCGGCGATGGGCGTGCGTCCGAGCGCACTGTACTGGCACTTTCAGACGAAGGATCAACTTCTCGGCGAGGTTTCGGCGCTGGTCTTCGACAACATCGAAGTGGGCGACGACCACGGCACCGAGTGGGATGCCTGGCTCGCGGGCCTCGCGAGGAAGATGCGAGCGGCATTGCACGAGCATCCCCACTTCGCCGGCATCGTGACGGGACAGATGTTGACGACCGATCGTGGCGTGCCGCTGGCGGAGCGGATCTTCCGGGTGCTCGATCGTGCCGGGTTCTCGTCGACAGAGCTGGTCGAGGTCTACAACGTCTTCTTCGGCGTCGTCCTCGGATGGGTGACGATGGAGCTGTCCGCCGCGCCCGAGGGGGACGACGGCTGGCAGGAGACGCTCTCAGAGGACCTCCGGACGATAGACAGCACGCTCTTTCCGACACTGTCGCGCGTGATGCCGCTCGCGGAGGACCGGGCCTTCATGCTTCGCTGGACGCCGGGACGCGACAATCCTCTGGACTCCTCGTTCGAGGTCGTCCTCGAGACGTTGTTCGTGGGACTTCGCGCGCGATTGGTGTGA
- a CDS encoding YcnI family protein: MSRSPFLRRALVGLAAGAVLAIGVPLAASAHVTVNPNTAAPGSYATVNFRVPTESETASTVKLEVTLPTDTPLSAVLVQPVPGWTATVEKGALPAPVEANGNTVTDAPLKIVWQADPGVGIGQDQFQIFSAVLGPVPDVGHLVLPAVQTYSDGSVVDWAATPDQVAADSSLEPAPVLYVNDTPPSGEHSHSTASAAPSSTDHDMDAMASGSSSDSGTALGLSIAALVVAAIGAVLGALAFARRPKRG, translated from the coding sequence ATGTCTCGTTCTCCCTTCCTTCGCCGTGCCCTCGTGGGCCTCGCGGCGGGCGCCGTCCTCGCGATCGGCGTGCCGCTCGCGGCATCCGCTCACGTCACCGTCAACCCGAACACCGCGGCCCCCGGCAGCTACGCCACGGTCAACTTCCGCGTCCCGACCGAGTCGGAGACGGCCTCCACCGTCAAGCTCGAGGTGACTCTGCCGACCGACACGCCGCTGAGTGCCGTGCTCGTGCAGCCCGTCCCGGGCTGGACCGCCACCGTCGAGAAGGGCGCGCTCCCCGCGCCCGTCGAGGCGAACGGCAACACCGTCACCGACGCCCCGTTGAAGATCGTCTGGCAGGCCGACCCGGGCGTCGGGATCGGTCAGGACCAGTTCCAGATCTTCTCGGCCGTCCTCGGACCCGTGCCCGACGTCGGACACCTCGTCCTGCCGGCGGTGCAGACCTACTCCGACGGGTCCGTCGTCGACTGGGCGGCGACCCCCGACCAGGTCGCGGCCGACTCCTCGCTCGAGCCCGCGCCGGTGCTCTACGTCAACGACACCCCGCCGTCCGGGGAGCACAGCCACAGCACGGCCTCTGCCGCTCCGTCGTCGACGGACCACGACATGGATGCCATGGCATCCGGTTCGTCGTCGGACTCGGGGACGGCGCTCGGTCTGAGCATCGCCGCCCTCGTCGTCGCGGCGATCGGTGCGGTGCTGGGCGCTCTCGCCTTCGCCCGTCGCCCGAAGCGCGGCTGA
- a CDS encoding carbohydrate ABC transporter permease, translating to MTSASPARRARLGSAQTRAAWILVIPFVAVFAAMFLVPLGYSAYLSTFTSQLVGGQVFSGLANYQRALGDPSFWAGLSRVAIFLVVQVPIMLVASLFFALALDSGRMCGGKVVRLLIFLPYAVPSVVATLMWGYLYGENFGLITQIFTGLGLPAPELLAPGAILGSTMNIVCWEFIGYNMIIMYAALRTIPTELYEAAAIDGAGEFRVAWSIKIPAIRQAIILTVIFSIIGSFQLFNEPNLLFNIAPNAIGSDFTPNLYAYNLAFKNQDVNYAAAIAFLLGMVIVVLSVIVQGIVNRKEKTS from the coding sequence ATGACGTCGGCCTCTCCCGCGCGCCGTGCTCGGCTCGGCTCCGCGCAGACGCGCGCAGCATGGATCCTGGTGATCCCCTTCGTGGCGGTCTTCGCCGCCATGTTCCTCGTCCCGCTGGGTTACTCGGCATATCTCTCCACGTTCACCTCGCAACTCGTCGGCGGTCAGGTGTTCTCGGGGCTCGCGAACTATCAGCGCGCGCTGGGTGACCCCAGCTTCTGGGCGGGTTTGTCGCGGGTCGCGATCTTCCTGGTGGTACAGGTGCCGATCATGCTCGTCGCCTCGCTCTTCTTCGCGCTGGCCCTGGATTCGGGCCGTATGTGCGGCGGCAAGGTCGTGCGCTTGCTGATCTTCCTTCCGTATGCGGTGCCGAGCGTCGTGGCGACCCTGATGTGGGGTTACCTCTACGGTGAGAACTTCGGCCTCATTACCCAGATCTTCACGGGCCTCGGCCTTCCGGCGCCGGAACTCCTCGCCCCCGGGGCCATCCTCGGCTCGACGATGAACATCGTCTGCTGGGAGTTCATCGGCTACAACATGATCATCATGTACGCCGCTCTGCGGACCATCCCGACCGAGCTGTACGAGGCTGCGGCGATCGACGGTGCGGGCGAGTTCCGTGTGGCGTGGAGCATAAAGATCCCGGCGATCCGGCAGGCGATCATCTTGACCGTCATCTTCTCGATCATCGGCTCTTTCCAGCTCTTCAACGAACCCAACCTGCTCTTCAACATCGCGCCGAACGCGATCGGGTCGGACTTCACGCCGAACCTGTACGCCTACAACCTCGCCTTCAAGAACCAGGACGTGAACTACGCCGCCGCCATCGCCTTCCTGCTCGGGATGGTCATCGTGGTGCTCTCGGTCATCGTCCAGGGCATCGTCAACCGCAAGGAGAAGACGTCATGA